The following are encoded together in the Anaerostipes caccae L1-92 genome:
- the spoVAD gene encoding stage V sporulation protein AD: MKVMKGKQSLEFEHPPYLKGWSSVVGEKEGEGPLGQAFDQIIDDPLFGQETWELAEGRFMRQAALLAIQKAEITKNQVRYAFAGDLLEQIMATSFGIKDLEIPLFGLYGACSTAGESISLASMTVAAGYADYALALASSHIGSAEKQFRFPLEYGSQRPLSSTWTVTGAGGFVISKEKSPIKVRGITTGKIVDYGVKDSMNMGACMAPAAAEVIYQHFNDFAMTPDDYDAIYTGDLGEVGKEILIKLLKDNGYDISKVHGDCGIEVYQDETQDTHAGGSGCACSAVVLSSMITRKMISGGWNRVLFVPTGALLSKTSFNEGETVPGIAHGVLLEREEV, from the coding sequence ATGAAAGTTATGAAGGGAAAGCAGAGTCTGGAATTCGAACATCCGCCTTATCTCAAAGGCTGGTCCTCTGTAGTCGGAGAAAAAGAAGGGGAAGGACCGCTCGGACAGGCATTTGACCAGATCATCGACGATCCTCTGTTCGGTCAGGAGACATGGGAACTGGCAGAGGGAAGATTCATGCGGCAGGCAGCCCTGCTTGCGATACAAAAAGCAGAGATCACAAAGAATCAGGTGCGCTATGCATTTGCCGGAGATCTCCTGGAGCAGATCATGGCCACATCTTTCGGGATCAAGGACCTGGAGATCCCTCTCTTTGGCCTGTACGGAGCATGTTCTACCGCAGGAGAATCCATATCTCTTGCGTCTATGACAGTAGCGGCGGGATATGCAGACTATGCATTGGCCCTTGCCTCCAGTCATATAGGAAGTGCAGAAAAGCAGTTCCGTTTCCCGCTGGAATACGGCAGCCAGAGACCTCTGTCCTCCACATGGACCGTGACCGGAGCCGGGGGATTCGTAATCTCCAAAGAAAAAAGCCCGATCAAAGTCCGGGGAATCACAACTGGTAAAATCGTAGATTACGGCGTGAAAGATTCCATGAACATGGGAGCCTGCATGGCGCCTGCGGCTGCAGAAGTCATTTATCAGCACTTTAATGATTTTGCAATGACGCCGGATGACTATGATGCGATCTACACCGGAGATCTGGGAGAGGTGGGAAAAGAAATTCTCATAAAACTTCTGAAGGACAATGGATATGATATTTCAAAAGTACACGGAGACTGCGGCATCGAAGTCTATCAGGATGAGACTCAGGATACCCACGCAGGGGGATCGGGATGTGCATGCAGCGCTGTAGTCCTGTCCTCTATGATCACAAGAAAGATGATAAGCGGCGGATGGAACAGAGTCCTGTTTGTACCTACGGGAGCTTTGCTTTCAAAGACGAGCTTCAATGAAGGTGAGACTGTGCCGGGTATTGCGCACGGAGTTTTGTTGGAAAGAGAGGAAGTATAG
- the spoVAE gene encoding stage V sporulation protein AE, which translates to MEYVKAFIVGGIICILVQILMDNTKLQPGRIMVILVVSGAVLGALGIYEKIADFAGCGATVPLSGFGFTLWKGMKEAIDQHGFLGLFEGGFTAAAVGTSAALIFSYLASLIFQPKIKK; encoded by the coding sequence ATGGAATATGTAAAAGCATTTATTGTCGGGGGAATTATCTGTATTCTTGTACAAATTTTAATGGACAACACCAAACTACAGCCGGGACGGATCATGGTCATACTGGTTGTTTCAGGAGCAGTGCTCGGAGCACTCGGGATTTATGAAAAAATAGCCGATTTTGCAGGATGCGGTGCAACCGTACCTCTCTCAGGATTTGGGTTTACTCTGTGGAAAGGAATGAAAGAAGCCATCGACCAGCATGGATTCCTCGGACTGTTTGAAGGCGGATTTACCGCTGCAGCTGTGGGAACATCTGCAGCTCTGATCTTCTCCTATCTGGCATCCCTGATCTTCCAGCCGAAAATAAAAAAATAG
- a CDS encoding transglycosylase domain-containing protein, with the protein MNFNKQKSKQKKDTLSSPKLRRSSHLTLFFYKYALVVIIALIVTAAGLSIGFIRGILNNTPDVSLDSIHSKGFITMIYDKDGKVTRKLSTSDSNRVYVSLDKIPANLQNAFISIEDVRFYNHNGIDMRGIARSFFLGLKEKSLDQGGSTITQQLVKNNILGIQPEKTTIERIERKIKEQSLALELEKITSKQKILEEYLNAINLGEGTLGVQTASQKYFNKDVSDLTLSECTVLAGITKNPTRMNPITHPNNNAARRMSILKIMLEEHYITKSEYSEAVNDNVYERIQKINARQQKNYTANSYFDDALILQVVHDLKDKLGYDETKAYNAIYSGGLKIYSTQDSKIQKIADKVTNDPKNYPAGTKVALSYSLTGTDKNGKEVSYSENDVLSYMKKHKIGTSLIFADKSSAENMARKFSKSLKKNGVSVINEQVSTVIQPQISMTIIDQRTGQVEALVGGRGVKSENLSLNRATGTTRQPGSTFKVLSTFLPALDMKNMTLATVYDDAPYEYLDTGRPVRNYYRGYRGFSTIREAITNSMNIVSAKTMADVTPEVAYEYLQKLGFTTLVDNKTTADGKTFSDVNQSMALGGLTYGVTNLELTGAFSAVANGGTYHRPSLYTKVVDQTGKVLLNSSSSGTLVMKESTAFLLTDAMKDVVKKGTGKPAALSSGMPAAGKTGTTTSDYDYWFSGYTPYHTASVWMGYDRNTSFSSGSQHEKIWKLVMDQIVKEKNEPVKDFSKPNNIVKARICTKSGKLAVKGICDHDPRGSMIKTEYFALGTKPTKPCDIHVAVDICKESGYPANNACPENQLLRKIYITRPKGSRGITDDTQYQIPDLYVKYMCGLHIPE; encoded by the coding sequence ATGAACTTTAACAAGCAAAAATCAAAGCAAAAAAAGGATACCCTTTCTTCACCGAAATTACGGCGCAGTTCGCACCTTACGCTTTTTTTCTATAAATATGCACTGGTTGTCATCATCGCACTGATCGTCACGGCCGCCGGTCTGTCCATAGGTTTCATCCGCGGAATTTTAAACAACACCCCGGATGTCTCTCTGGATTCGATCCACTCCAAAGGTTTTATCACAATGATTTACGATAAAGACGGCAAGGTGACAAGAAAGCTCTCTACCAGTGATTCAAACCGTGTCTATGTATCGCTGGACAAGATCCCGGCAAATCTTCAAAATGCCTTTATCTCCATAGAGGATGTGCGGTTTTATAACCACAATGGTATCGACATGCGGGGCATTGCCAGATCCTTCTTCCTGGGTCTCAAAGAAAAGTCTCTGGACCAGGGCGGGAGTACCATCACCCAGCAGCTTGTAAAAAATAATATCCTGGGAATACAGCCTGAAAAAACTACGATCGAACGCATAGAGCGCAAGATCAAAGAACAGTCCCTGGCTCTGGAATTAGAAAAAATCACTTCAAAACAAAAGATTCTGGAAGAATATTTAAATGCGATCAATCTGGGGGAAGGCACATTAGGAGTGCAGACTGCATCCCAAAAATACTTTAATAAAGATGTATCAGATTTGACTTTGTCAGAGTGCACCGTGCTGGCCGGCATCACAAAGAACCCAACAAGAATGAACCCGATCACACATCCTAACAATAATGCTGCCCGGAGGATGTCGATTCTGAAAATCATGCTGGAAGAACATTATATCACAAAAAGTGAATATTCGGAAGCAGTGAATGATAATGTTTATGAAAGAATTCAAAAGATCAATGCAAGGCAGCAGAAAAACTATACCGCCAACTCTTATTTCGATGATGCACTGATCCTTCAGGTGGTCCATGATCTGAAAGATAAACTTGGATATGATGAGACAAAAGCCTACAATGCCATTTACAGCGGAGGTTTAAAAATATATTCCACACAGGACTCCAAGATCCAGAAGATCGCAGATAAAGTGACCAACGACCCGAAGAACTATCCGGCGGGTACGAAAGTGGCTCTGTCTTATTCGCTGACAGGCACAGACAAAAACGGTAAGGAAGTCAGTTATTCGGAAAACGATGTGCTGAGTTATATGAAAAAGCATAAAATCGGTACCAGCCTCATATTCGCAGACAAATCATCTGCCGAAAATATGGCCCGCAAATTCTCCAAATCCTTAAAAAAGAATGGGGTCAGTGTGATCAACGAGCAGGTTTCTACAGTGATCCAGCCACAGATTTCCATGACCATCATAGACCAGCGCACCGGACAGGTGGAAGCCCTTGTAGGCGGCCGCGGAGTCAAATCCGAAAATCTGTCTTTAAACCGCGCTACCGGTACAACAAGACAGCCCGGATCAACCTTCAAAGTACTATCCACATTTCTTCCGGCGCTGGATATGAAAAATATGACATTGGCTACCGTTTACGATGATGCTCCGTATGAATATCTCGATACGGGGCGCCCGGTCCGCAATTATTACAGAGGCTACCGCGGTTTTTCTACCATCAGGGAGGCAATCACGAATTCTATGAATATTGTGTCTGCCAAAACCATGGCTGATGTAACACCGGAAGTCGCCTACGAGTATTTACAGAAACTTGGCTTTACCACCTTAGTCGATAATAAAACTACGGCAGACGGCAAAACCTTTTCCGATGTCAATCAGTCCATGGCTCTGGGCGGCCTGACTTACGGAGTGACCAACCTGGAACTCACAGGCGCTTTTTCTGCAGTGGCCAACGGCGGCACATACCATCGGCCTTCTTTATACACGAAAGTTGTGGATCAGACTGGAAAAGTGCTCTTAAACTCGTCTTCTTCCGGCACTCTCGTTATGAAGGAATCGACTGCTTTCCTTCTCACCGATGCCATGAAGGATGTGGTCAAAAAGGGAACCGGTAAACCCGCTGCACTTTCTTCAGGAATGCCTGCAGCAGGAAAAACCGGTACTACGACCAGCGATTACGACTACTGGTTTTCCGGATATACCCCATATCACACCGCCTCTGTTTGGATGGGATATGACAGGAACACATCATTTTCTTCCGGCAGCCAGCACGAAAAAATCTGGAAACTTGTCATGGACCAGATTGTAAAAGAGAAAAACGAACCGGTGAAAGATTTTTCAAAGCCAAACAATATTGTCAAAGCCCGGATCTGCACAAAGTCAGGAAAACTGGCCGTCAAAGGCATATGTGATCATGATCCCAGAGGCAGCATGATAAAGACAGAGTACTTTGCCCTGGGAACCAAGCCAACCAAGCCCTGTGATATCCATGTGGCCGTAGATATATGCAAAGAATCCGGATATCCTGCCAACAACGCCTGCCCGGAAAATCAGCTGCTGCGGAAAATCTACATTACACGGCCAAAGGGCAGCAGGGGCATCACAGACGACACGCAATATCAGATCCCTGATCTGTACGTAAAATATATGTGCGGCCTGCATATTCCGGAATAA
- a CDS encoding DUF6514 family protein has translation MKKEKLGTNYLKDGNGGGFVVSYYMLNDSARGSYGAALERTTGEPEVLETEEVREAFLNRQEAEHFIRLLIKYEVTPISFFESLDAVMELEEKIEGIL, from the coding sequence ATGAAGAAGGAGAAATTAGGAACGAATTATTTGAAAGATGGAAATGGGGGCGGATTTGTAGTATCCTATTATATGCTGAATGATTCTGCCAGAGGAAGCTACGGCGCCGCACTGGAGAGAACGACCGGAGAGCCGGAAGTTCTTGAGACAGAAGAGGTAAGAGAGGCCTTTTTGAACAGACAGGAAGCAGAACATTTCATTCGGCTGCTGATCAAATATGAAGTGACACCGATTTCTTTTTTTGAGAGTTTGGATGCGGTGATGGAGTTGGAGGAGAAAATTGAAGGAATACTATGA
- a CDS encoding YigZ family protein, giving the protein MKEYYETIRKTGQSLVTEKKSRFIGIAVPVSTEEEALAVIEDEKRRYRDARHHCSAFCAGIERPLERANDDGEPSGTAGKPILEVITGSQLLNIVIVVTRYFGGTLLGTGGLVRAYTKAAQEAVEDAGIVTMGLGRRFRTGCDYSAAGKIQYFLETEDIPIIKTDYTEKVTLEYLVPEARCGQIEKKIIDLSGGTAEIQDAGTEYTVSDKKKL; this is encoded by the coding sequence TTGAAGGAATACTATGAAACGATCCGGAAAACAGGACAGTCTTTGGTGACAGAAAAAAAGTCAAGATTTATCGGGATTGCGGTGCCGGTTTCCACGGAAGAAGAGGCGCTGGCGGTGATAGAGGATGAAAAGCGCAGATACAGGGACGCCAGGCATCACTGCAGCGCATTTTGTGCAGGCATTGAGAGACCTCTTGAGAGAGCCAATGACGACGGTGAGCCCAGCGGCACGGCGGGAAAACCGATTCTGGAAGTAATCACAGGCAGTCAGCTTCTGAATATTGTCATCGTTGTAACCCGTTATTTTGGAGGTACACTGCTCGGCACCGGGGGACTCGTGAGGGCATATACGAAGGCTGCCCAGGAAGCAGTGGAGGATGCAGGAATCGTGACCATGGGTCTTGGGCGCAGATTCAGGACAGGATGTGATTATTCTGCAGCAGGAAAGATTCAGTATTTTCTTGAGACCGAAGACATTCCTATCATAAAAACGGATTACACAGAGAAAGTAACTTTGGAGTACTTGGTACCGGAAGCGAGATGCGGACAGATTGAGAAGAAGATTATTGACCTGTCAGGCGGTACTGCAGAGATACAGGACGCGGGCACCGAATATACGGTGTCAGATAAAAAGAAACTTTAA
- a CDS encoding 2-isopropylmalate synthase translates to MNSEKYKRQYFMPPEECLDWARKEYITKAPDWCSVDLRDGNQALIIPMSLDEKVEFFKYLVKVGFKEIEVGFPAASETEYTFLRTLIEQDLIPDDVTIQVLTQAREHIIKRTFEALKGAKRAIVHVYNSTSLAQREQVFKKSKEEILKIATDGAKLLKKLADETEGNFQFEYSPESFTGTEVEYALEVCNAVLDIWKPSPDWKVIINLPVTVQLSMTHVYASQIEYMSKHMKYRDSVVLSIHPHNDRGCGVADTELALLAGADRVEGTLFGNGERTGNVDIVTVALNMYSHGVDPNLDFSNLPELTKNYERLTRMNVYERQPYSGKLVFAAFSGSHQDAIAKGMHWIDDRHPDYWSVPYLPIDPKDIGREYESDVIRINSQSGKGGIGYVLEENFGFHIPGKMREDVGYTVKDVSDKQHRELVPKDILDVFKTVYVNISSPIALKECHFIQKDGGIEAEISLEKSGVDKLYHGRGNGRLDAVSNALQRHSDLDYSIVSYQEHALTVGSNSKACSYVAIQKPNGTVVWGAGIHEDIITASVLALISAVNRIQ, encoded by the coding sequence ATGAATTCAGAAAAATATAAACGCCAATACTTTATGCCTCCTGAAGAGTGTCTTGACTGGGCCAGAAAAGAGTACATAACAAAAGCTCCGGACTGGTGCAGCGTGGATCTTCGGGATGGAAACCAGGCACTGATCATCCCGATGAGCCTGGATGAAAAAGTAGAGTTTTTCAAATACCTGGTAAAGGTGGGATTCAAGGAGATCGAGGTAGGATTCCCCGCCGCATCCGAGACAGAATACACGTTCCTGCGCACTCTGATCGAACAGGACCTGATTCCTGATGACGTCACAATCCAGGTGCTGACACAGGCAAGGGAGCATATTATCAAACGTACTTTTGAAGCTTTAAAAGGGGCGAAGCGTGCCATCGTTCATGTATATAATTCTACTTCTCTCGCCCAGAGGGAACAAGTTTTCAAAAAGTCCAAAGAAGAGATTTTAAAGATTGCCACGGACGGCGCCAAACTCCTGAAAAAGCTGGCAGACGAGACAGAAGGGAATTTCCAGTTCGAATACTCTCCGGAGAGTTTCACCGGAACCGAAGTGGAATATGCGCTGGAAGTGTGCAATGCGGTCCTGGACATCTGGAAGCCGTCTCCGGACTGGAAAGTCATCATCAATCTTCCGGTCACCGTTCAGCTCTCCATGACGCACGTGTACGCAAGCCAGATCGAATATATGAGCAAACACATGAAATACCGTGACAGTGTCGTACTGTCCATTCACCCTCACAATGACCGCGGATGCGGTGTGGCGGATACGGAACTGGCCCTTCTGGCAGGAGCAGACCGGGTGGAGGGAACGCTGTTTGGAAATGGCGAGAGGACCGGAAATGTGGATATTGTAACCGTCGCTCTCAATATGTATTCTCACGGAGTGGACCCTAACCTTGACTTTTCCAACCTTCCGGAGCTCACAAAAAATTATGAGCGCCTGACCCGCATGAATGTCTATGAACGCCAGCCCTATTCCGGGAAACTGGTATTCGCGGCATTCTCAGGCTCTCATCAGGACGCCATCGCCAAAGGAATGCACTGGATCGACGACCGCCATCCGGATTACTGGTCTGTTCCTTATCTTCCGATCGACCCGAAAGATATCGGCAGGGAATATGAAAGCGATGTGATCCGAATCAACAGCCAGTCAGGAAAAGGCGGTATCGGCTATGTGCTGGAAGAAAACTTTGGTTTCCATATTCCGGGCAAGATGAGAGAGGATGTAGGCTATACGGTCAAAGACGTATCCGACAAGCAGCACAGGGAACTGGTTCCGAAAGATATTCTGGATGTATTTAAGACCGTGTATGTTAACATATCATCCCCGATCGCTTTAAAAGAATGTCACTTTATCCAGAAAGACGGAGGCATTGAGGCCGAAATCTCACTTGAAAAATCTGGTGTGGATAAACTTTACCACGGAAGGGGTAACGGACGTCTGGATGCGGTGAGCAACGCGCTTCAGCGTCACAGTGATCTGGATTACTCCATCGTAAGTTACCAGGAACACGCACTCACTGTCGGATCGAATTCAAAGGCCTGCTCCTATGTAGCCATTCAAAAGCCAAACGGCACAGTGGTGTGGGGCGCAGGAATTCATGAGGATATCATCACAGCTTCCGTTCTCGCATTAATCAGCGCTGTAAACAGAATACAATAA
- a CDS encoding helix-turn-helix domain-containing protein — MKFAENLNEYLDSHDISNYRIYKDTGLSDSLIGYWRKGQKQPTLENLVILCDYLNVSIDYLVGNISAREEKLLHYYRCLSPEKKDEADTYMNNSAIDT; from the coding sequence ATGAAGTTTGCAGAAAATTTAAATGAATATCTGGACAGCCATGATATTTCCAATTATCGTATCTATAAAGACACAGGCCTGTCTGACAGTCTGATCGGATACTGGAGAAAAGGCCAGAAGCAGCCGACTCTGGAGAATCTGGTCATTCTATGTGATTATCTGAACGTTTCGATCGATTACCTTGTCGGCAACATCTCTGCCAGAGAAGAAAAACTGCTCCACTACTACCGCTGCCTGTCCCCGGAAAAGAAGGACGAAGCAGATACCTATATGAATAATTCTGCCATTGACACATAG
- a CDS encoding helix-turn-helix domain-containing protein, giving the protein MIKSYKEFEKWVKIEMIRQELTQRKLAERMGIAYPRISEALHGRKTGLAFIVPLIQELGGNMEEFEEFLEINQIGR; this is encoded by the coding sequence ATGATAAAGTCGTATAAGGAATTTGAAAAATGGGTAAAGATTGAGATGATCCGTCAGGAATTGACACAGAGGAAGCTTGCGGAGAGAATGGGGATCGCCTATCCGAGGATCTCAGAAGCTCTGCATGGGAGAAAGACCGGGCTTGCATTTATCGTCCCGCTGATTCAGGAGCTGGGAGGCAATATGGAAGAGTTTGAAGAATTTCTTGAAATAAATCAAATCGGGCGTTGA
- the fic gene encoding protein adenylyltransferase Fic translates to MALENKLGIDNSADLAREEERISKKKAVALFETGLLDQLEAGKFSSLKAIHKYLFEDVYDFAGEIRKVNLAKGNFRFAPLMYLETALENIDKMPQSTFEEIVEKYVEMNIAHPFREGNGRSTRIWLDLILKNELHKVVDWSQVDKEDYLLAMERSPVRDIEIKHILRPALTNDINSREVYMKGIDHSYYYEGYTTFKAEEL, encoded by the coding sequence ATGGCACTTGAGAATAAATTAGGAATTGATAATTCTGCTGACCTTGCCCGTGAAGAAGAAAGAATCAGCAAGAAAAAAGCTGTTGCGTTATTTGAAACCGGTCTGCTTGATCAGTTGGAAGCAGGAAAATTTTCTTCGCTGAAAGCAATTCACAAATATCTTTTTGAGGATGTTTACGATTTTGCTGGTGAGATCCGCAAGGTAAATCTTGCAAAAGGAAATTTTCGTTTTGCTCCGCTTATGTATTTAGAAACTGCTCTTGAGAATATTGATAAAATGCCGCAGTCTACCTTTGAAGAGATTGTAGAAAAGTATGTAGAGATGAATATTGCTCATCCTTTCAGAGAAGGCAATGGGCGCAGTACTCGTATCTGGCTCGATTTGATACTTAAAAATGAGCTTCATAAGGTCGTTGACTGGAGTCAGGTGGATAAAGAAGACTATTTACTTGCTATGGAGCGCAGCCCTGTGAGGGATATAGAGATTAAACACATTCTCAGACCGGCATTGACAAACGATATTAACAGCCGTGAAGTCTATATGAAGGGCATTGATCACAGCTACTACTATGAGGGATATACAACTTTTAAAGCCGAAGAACTGTAA